From a single Cryptococcus deuterogattii R265 chromosome 5, complete sequence genomic region:
- a CDS encoding CMGC/CK2 protein kinase: MSGGRSVARVYANVNEKLGRSWWDYDNLVVQWGVQDNYEIVRKVGRGKYSEVFESIHLPTDSKCIVKVLKPVKKKKIKREIKILQNLAGGPNVVGLLDVVRDSQSKTPSIVTEYVNNTEFKTLYPKFSDFDVRYYIFELLKALDFCHSKGIMHRDVKPHNVMIDHEKRTLRLIDWGLAEFYHPGTEYNVRVASRYFKGPELLVDFQEYDYSLDMWSLGCMFASMIFRKEPFFHGHDNADQLVKIAKVLGTDELYTYLERYDIDLDAQFDDILGRYPRKPWSRFISSENQRYISSEAIDFLDKLLRYDHQERLTAEEAKGHPYFEPVRQAATQASASQL; the protein is encoded by the exons ATGTCAGGTGGACGTAGTGTG GCTCGTGTCTATGCCAACGTGAATGAGAAGCTTGGAAGGTCATGGTGGGACTATG ATAATCTAGTTGTTCAATGGGGAGTCCAAGATAATTACGAGATTGTAAGGAAGGTTGGGCGAGGAAAGTATTCCGAA GTCTTTGAATCTATCCATCTCCCCACCGACTCCAAGTGTATTGTCAAAGTCTTAAAGCCCgttaagaagaagaagatcaagcgAGAAATAAAAATACTGCAGAATTTGGCTGGTGGACCCAATGTGGTGGGACTGTTGGACGTTGTTAGAGACAGTCAGTCGAAGACGCCTTCCATTGTTACGGAATATGTGAAT AACACCGAATTCAAGACACTTTATCCCAAATTTTCAGATTTCGATGTGCGATACTACATCTTTGAGCTTCTCAAAGCCTTGGATTTCTGTCATTCTAAGGGCATCATGCACCGCGATGTTAAGCCCCATAACGTCATGATTGACCACGAGAAGCGGACG TTACGGCTGATTGATTGGGGACTTGCTGAGTTTTACCACCCCGGCACGGAATACAACGTGCGTGTGGCTTCCAGGTACTTCAAAGGACCGGAGCTGTTGGTCGACTTTCAAGAATACGATTACAGTTTGGATATGTGGAGTCTAGGGTGCATGTTCGCTAGCATG ATTTTCCGAAAAGAACCGTTCTTTCACGGTCATGACAACGCTGATCAACTGGTCAAAATTGCTAAAGTCCTCGGCACAGATGAGCTTTATACTTA TCTTGAGAGATACGATATTGATCTTGATGCTCAGTTTGACGATATATTAGGCCGCTATCCCCGAAAGCCCTGGTCCCGATTCATCTCATCTGAAAACCAGCGTTATATCTCCAGCGAGGCCATAGATTTTCTGGATAAGCTATTAAGGTACGACCACCAGGAAAGATTAACAGCCGAGGAGGCCAAGGGACACCCATACTTTG AGCCCGTGCGACAAGCCGCCACTCAAGCTTCCGCCTCTCAATTATGA
- a CDS encoding glucosamine 6-phosphate N-acetyltransferase — protein MAYAYPSVDPLPEASSTSLEIRSSKDPSRKSSDSLTDVFSEFKRKIYEDEIYINFLQERVRLENEYIGGLQRLYDRTVAIDSLHDEDPPPKRSEKPTSRRAWSEVRDYTLREIQAREAMKGALEEDVIKELIKLKDVQLKIRNSLKGNIKLAEHMYEDHAKHQLPKLKKAYFQKSQLLEDHRRQEIAIATQARLLSGPSPPSPTSTPLQEHPFSVVTGTSYALPSTVIVPLPPMNNPAASSASKILTQEATSDMSVPSLNKDREKETKFGNRLRAESSSGLESKSRDVLNDIAAHGKKGFSAFMQRLGGDKDREREKDDLQIIPHGVESEGLQRRGTTGSANPKVQMAIRGAKAKREADEADRAYRMGIFHLESLRLRREKLHSSAMTHLEEFNDELSNKLRRAMMSYIDIMHSTAMTSAQATEVARAAIDTINADHDMMLFRKRLLAATSNTTKIPVPYENFYVGPCRSLIFGVSLTDYDFARGDGNDHGSPPMIIEKCIAAIDARGLEAEGIYRVNGRHTGVQKMVQDIEKDETQFEFGEKDDIFSIASVLKQYLRELPEPVFNLPLAERVKYSKHRELHINNNFNALRGRLRRLPPIHQTTFQAILEHLSSVHKKREMNKMDAKNLAVLFSSVLFGQEQAPTDGNVLMINTEADTVLEDLITYSNLLFCGVESSETSHIMPSGVTFSSGVTAEISATDDSQPGSSHTKIKISQQETTPQRLVDHSAQVNDKDQGATDEVGSDRPSTSQGNESVQTSPEDF, from the exons ATGGCTTACGCTTATCCGTCAGTCGATCCTCTGCCGGAAGCGTCATCTACCTCCTTGGAAATCAGATCATCCAAAGACCCCTCTCGAAAGAGCTCGGATAGTCTGACTGATGTTTTCAGCGAGTTCAAG CGCAAGATTTACGAGGATGAAATTTATATCAATTTCTTGCAGGAACG TGTACGCCTTGAGAATGAATACATTGGCGGTCTTCAAAGGTTATATGATCGAACAGTAGCTATCGACTCATTACATGACGA AGATCCACCGCCTAAGAGATCAGAAAAGCCTACATCTCGAAGGGCTTGGAGTGAAGTTCGAGATTATACATTGCGCGAAATTCAGGCGCGCGAGGCCATGAAAGgagctttggaagaggatgttATCAAGGAGCTaatcaagctcaag GATGTGCAACTAAAAATAAGAAATTCTTTGAAAGGGAACATCAAGCTTGCTGAGCAT ATGTATGAAGATCATGCGAAGCATCAGCTCccaaagttgaagaaggcctACTTCCAGAAATCTCAACTCTTAGAAGACCACAGACGGCAAGAAATTGCCATAGCCACTCAGGCACGTCTGTTATCCGgcccttctccaccttcgcCTACTTCGACACCCCTGCAAGAGCATCCTTTCTCTGTCGTCACAGGCACCTCATATGCCTTGCCCTCTACAGTCATCGTACCTCTCCCTCCTATGAACAACCCAGCCGCTTCCTCAGCTTCGAAAATATTGACACAGGAAGCCACTTCTGATATGTCTGTGCCGTCCTTAAACAAAGACCGTGAGAAGGAAACGAAATTCGGCAACAGACTCCGAGCAGAGTCAAGTTCGGGGTTGGAAAGCAAGTCGCGAGATGTACTGAATGACATTGCAGCTCATGGTAAAAAGGGGTTCTCTGCTTTTATGCAAAGGCTGGGAGGTGACAAGGATAGGGAAcgggagaaggatgatctACAAATAATTCCTCATGGAGTGGAAAGTGAAGGACTTCAAAGGAGGGGCACCACAGGAAGTGCTAACCCCAAAGTTCAAATGGCAATCCGGGGCGCTAAGGCAAAGcgagaagctgatgagGCTG ACAGAGCATATCGCATGGGTATCTTTCACCTTGAGTCCCTGCGGCTTAGAAGAGAGAAACTTCACAGCTCCGCAATGACTCATCTTGAGGAATTTAACGATGAACTGAGCAATAAACTTCGACGGGCTATGATGTCGTATATTGACATCATGCACAGTACAGCAATGACCAGCGCGCAGGCTACTGAAGTAGCCCGAGCAGCTATCGACACTATTAATGCCGATCATGACA TGATGCTTTTCCGTAAAAGATTACTTGCCGCGACTAGCAATACCACTAAAATCCCTGTACCGTACGAGAACTTCTAT GTTGGACCTTGCAGATCTCTTATCTTTGGGGTCAGTCTTACCGATTATGACTTTGCTCGAGGCGATGGGAATGACCATGGATCGCCCCCGATGATTATTGAGAAGTGTATCGCAGCAATTGATGCGCGTGGTTTGGAAGCAGAGGGTATTTATCGAGTCAATGGGAGACACACAGGAGTTCAGAAAATGGTCCAAGACatagagaaggatgagacgCAATTTGAGTTTGGGGAAAAGGACGACATCTTCAGCATCGCGAGCGTCTTGAAACAAT ACCTCAGGGAGTTGCCTGAACCAGTTTTCAATTTGCCACTGGCCGAGAGAGTGAAGTACAGCAAACACCGAG AGCTGCATATCAATAACAATTTCAATGCCCTTAGAGGCCGCCTCCGACGCCTTCCTCCTATTCATCAGACAACGTTCCAAGCCATTCTTGAACACTTATCAAGTGTCCATAAAAAGCGTGAAATGAATAAAATGGACGCAAAA AATCTTGCGGTGCTTTTTA GTTCTGTCCTTTTTGGGCAGGAGCAGGCGCCAACTGATGGTAATGTTCTGATGATTAATACAGAAGCG GATACCGTACTTGAGGACTTGATTACGTACTCGAATCTG CTCTTCTGTGGAGTTGAGTCTTCGGAGACGTCACACATAATGCCTTCTGGCGTAACTTTCTCCAGTGGCGTCACTGCTGAGATTTCTGCCACTGATGATTCTCAGCCTGGCAGTTCGCATACCAAGATCAAAATTTCACAGCAAGAGACGACACCTCAGAGACTCGTTGATCACTCCGCCCAAGTTAATGACAAAGATCAGGGTGCCACTGATGAGGTCGGTAGTGACCGACCGAGTACGTCACAGGGTAACGAAAGTGTTCAGACTTCTCCGGAGGATTTCTGA
- a CDS encoding ubiquitin-conjugating enzyme E2-16 kDa, translated as MALKRINKELIDLGRDPPSSCSAGPINDNLFQWQATIMGPADSPYSGGVFFLSLTFPTDYPFKPPKVQFTTKIYHPNINANGSICLDILRDQWSPALTISKVLLSICSMLTDPNPDDPLVPEIANTYKTDRARYEATAREWTRKYAT; from the exons ATGGCTTTGAAGCGCATTAACAAG GAACTCATCGACCTCGGGCGTGACCCCCCATCTTCATGCTCCGCTGGTCCCATCAATGACAATCTTTTCCAATGGCAAGCGACCATTATGGGCCCT GCCGATTCCCCTTATTCGGGCGGTGTCTTCTTTCT TTCCCTTACTTTCCCCACCG ACTATCCCTTCAAGCCTCCTAAGGTGCAGTTTACGACCAAGATCTATCATCCCAACATCAATGCCAACGGGTCTATCTGTTTGGACATCTTGCGAGACCAGTGGAGCCCGGCATTGACCATTTCAAAGG TCTTGTTGTCCATCTGTTCCATGTTGACAGACCCTAACCCTGACGATCCTTTGGTGCCCGAGATTGCAAAC ACCTACAAAACTGATAGGGCACGATATGAGGCAACAGCAAGGGAATGGACGAGGAA ATATGCGACGTAG
- a CDS encoding endoplasmic reticulum protein, with amino-acid sequence MRLSFALILVFLSSLATVCAWTKEDYEIFDLVSDLEAAEGKGTTFYSHLNVDPGATTHQITKAYRKKSLELHPDKNIGVKDIEKRFARLGVIAQILRSPEQRERYNFFYKNGVPRWRGTGYYYTRFRPTLFHTLLFLLLLTNLFHRLVLSLNYKKHLRRIAYFENAAKSAAGVLGPGGISAQNEKIVLNANAAQPGRRRKVKVPMVEGNESAGTLELIVKGNEVYLPHEGSTLTPISSLAHPPSFAQTWFPSLLLSSARRLAANLPPNIQSSLPAILRELDEELVAVESNSEEDSEEGFALDTPTLSRHTSRKALQKGRSPRSTSKDSSAVSELESDADLLEKTSNGKKKKPGPGKASAMRKRKMGLKK; translated from the exons ATGAGGCTCTCCTTTGCGCTCATCCTTGTCTTTTTATCCTCTCTCGCCACAGTGTGCGC TTGGACAAAGGAAGATTATGAGATCTTTGACCTCGTAAGCGATCTGGAGGCTGCCGAGG GCAAAGGAACAACATTTTACTCCCACCTCAACGTTGACCCCGGTGCCACTACTCACCAAATTACCAAGGCCTATCGCAAAAAGTCTCTTGAGCTTCATCCAGATAAAAACATTGGTGTTAAAGATATTGAAAAGCGGTTTGCAAGGCTGGGGGTGATTGCGCAAATCTTGAGATCCCCCGAGCAGCGAGAAAGGTACAAT TTCTTCTATAAAAACGGTGTGCCTCGGTGGAGAGGTACTGGATACTACTATACTCGTTTTCGACCCACTCTCTTCCacactctcctcttcctccttcttttgacAAACCTCTTTCATCGACTCGTTCTGTCCCTCAACTACAAGAAACATCTCCGTCGCATCGCCTACTTTGAGAATGCCGCCAAATCTGCGGCTGGAGTGCTCGGGCCCGGCGGGATCAGTGCACAAAATGAAAAGATTGTCCTAAATGCCAATGCGGCGCAGcctggaaggaggaggaaggttAAAGTTCCAATGGTGGAAGGGAATGAAAGTGCCGGGACTCTGGAACTTATAGTCAAGGGCAATGAAGTATATCTA CCCCATGAAGGCAGCACACTCACCCCCATCTCATCACTTGCTCACCCTCCCTCGTTCGCCCAGACGTGgtttccttccctccttctttcatcagCCCGGCGTCTAGCCGCTAATCTTCCACCCAACATCCaatcctctcttcctgctATCCTCCGAGAGCTTGACGAAGAATTGGTGGCGGTTGAGAGCAAcagcgaagaagacagTGAGGAAGGCTTCGCACTCGACACACCCACGCTCTCCAGGCATACTTCTCGCAAAGCCTTgcaaaagggaaggagtCCACGGAGCACATCAAAAGATTCGTCAGCTGTCTCAGAGCTGGAGAGCGATGCGGACCTTTTAGAGAAGACGTCcaatggaaagaagaagaaaccaGGGCCTGGTAAGGCTTCAGCGATGCGGAAGCGAAAAATGGGGCTCAAAAAATAG
- a CDS encoding actin lateral binding protein, which translates to MRCIYKQYLTLYSVRRWIITELQKEKRKCEHLNPHTTAQPPTFRGNGHGQSCGAHSRKENVLAPFSAEPTISDKIKERFAILGQKIEAAEARAEAAESENKKLNQTLLERDQELASVQHKLQLAEEELEASESKVKELKAASDEGETHRTTGENLARKVQLLEEELDKAEKDLKETTEKLRQVDVKAEHFERQVQRLEQERDEWERKHGEAVEKYQQSKRELDEVVMQMESLVSYTCVP; encoded by the exons ATGCGATGCATCTATAAGCAGTATCTCACCTTGTACAGTGTCCGACGATGGATAATAACTGAGctgcaaaaagaaaaaagaaaatgtgAGCATTTAAATCCCCATACAACCGCCCAACCACCAACGTTCCGAGGGAACGGGCATGGCCAGTCCTGCGGGGCGCACTCTCGCAAAGAGAACGTTCTGGCCCCCTTCTCTGCGGAACCCACCATCAGT Gacaagatcaaggag CGATTCGCAATTCTCGGACAGAAGATTGAGGCTGCCGAGGCCAGGGCAGAAGCTGCAGAGTcggagaacaagaag CTCAACCAAACTCTCCTCGAACGTGATCAAGAGCTTGCCTCTGTTCAACATAAGCTTCAACTTGCCGAAGAGGAGCTCGAAGCTTCCGAGTCCAAGGTCAAGGAGCTCAAGGCAGCTTCTGACGAGGGTGAGACTCACCGTACGACTGGAGAAAACTTGGCGCGAAAAGTGCAGcttttggaggaggagttggataaggctgagaaggacTTGAAGGAGACGACGGAGAA GTTGCGACAGGTTGATGTCAAGGCTGAGCATTTCGAGCGTCAGGTTCAGCGACTTGAGCAAGAAAGGGATGAGTGGGAAAGGAAGCATGGAGAGGCTGTGGAAAAGTACCAGCAATCCAAGCGCGAGCTCGACGAGGTTGTCATGCAGATGGAGAGTTTGGTAAGTTACACATGTGTACCCTAG
- a CDS encoding rho GTPase activator, which translates to MSSPTYPNPTIPPPGAWPSRPSLDDSAHRRSIDQRQSPFLHLSQPNSSAHHADSSEGSRRNSMTSGSIHHSPSSLCGSSRHLARFDEQGSLQTAGELPTRGEPGFVGSARLPWITTSAMDSESGPRSAPVASGRLRSSGIGSAPIRSSSSPDPWMNQTSQRSSPSTSPIDHRPNLEAGHGQVYFQGSLVPPYLHGQERRPSPASSLTGGRPLPPRKASDQSTSSQSPSTAAVHLDSVGMSDGQPLLQWPQPRTRKEGGGTICGQCGQTVHGQFVRAMGKVYHLNCFRCKDCNKVVAQKFFPVEDGDGMYPLCERDYFARLDLICAKCDQALRASYITACGAKYHVEHFTCSECDVLFGPNDSYYEHDGNVYCHYHYSTRFAVKCVGCETAILKQFVEMNRNGRNECWHPECYMISKFWNVRLASKAFNTPASSAVASTISLLEMSSITAPGAPVTSASQLVQVPLDSPNPDSHITPIELKERQEAMEMKVQQIWHVLSGYEESSAALIGDMLRAVNERNLLDIILLAERFILHVETLFAVIDDIEAQFAMAGAKGIPHAREAKQLCRKLVNLFSNMSQISPAGGPSPSSNELFTLITQLAHYLKILIRIALTGSIKLEREYNNQTAMTNCLARLNLLAMDSGDPNIKQRGDWPEVNPQNGNGKQSHNGHGEGFDVEEEEGRLQGDEEQLKKSMDALTRRPTGYLSSTKDIAYGYRSLAPEVTGETTLRGPQDEDFIPLEGCAQCGTPIEEDCIRLGMFLRWHCACVACNVCGETALQSVREDTTDEGSSHSHTDAGSNSGIMSRQNSARNTPAKVDYFWFAPEHFPGMTKPPEKIWCGTHKNPNGSWKGFEGVSRLEQYAFLLHIALRRLYVHFRLHHSLQSVRDHGMSGRPESEVKRMKSVTLDRKLSSTARLPQRSMVVESPAGRMADGNGQIISARGAESPTPMPKERQTEIIITSEDASNNATTVNVLRPPFARNNTSVKIIKENSEESPQRGFRRVSAPKEDDAITLGDISLLADKDRRPDNRPLLSNLSPLQSIILRHFALLQLQKTSLGPLIDLDDMLDLLDARKGQWWNKIFKGNAKKDTKKKGLFGVPIEVLVERTGSDSSFGVPNSQVRVPEFIEDIISTMRQMDMAVEGVFRKNGNIRKLQALVEALDKDSTAVNLSEENVIQLAALLKRFLRELPDPLLTFRLHKLFCAAATLPNLEERNRCLHLLVSLLPKYNRDTLEVLFIFLKWVSSFSYREEETGSKMDLANLATVICPSILYAKGSNAVKDDSFTAIAAVQELLENQDEYYRVPSELLFVIQEGIYQIFAKDLDLPPKEIFRHCSKYTQARNAAQPQQQRLGIPHSSSSSQVSQTGVSRSIESATRISQVSIAAPDSSSGNYRPPLP; encoded by the exons ATGTCATCCCCGACATATCCCAACCCTAcaattcctcctccaggcGCATGGCCATCTCGTCCAAGCTTAGATGATTCGGCACACCGGCGTTCAATAGACCAGCGTCAAAgtcctttcctccatctctcccagcCCAACTCATCAGCACACCACGCAGATTCGTCTGAGGGTTCACGGCGTAACAGCATGACTTCCGGCTCCATACACCACTCACCGTCAAGTCTATGTGGCTCATCGAGGCATCTGGCAAGGTTTGACGAGCAGGGATCGTTGCAGACCGCAGGCGAATTGCCAACTAGAGGAGAACCGGGCTTTGTAGGCTCCGCTCGACTGCCCTGGATAACGACCTCTGCGATGGATAGTGAGAGTGGACCTCGCAGCGCCCCAGTTGCGTCGGGACGGTTACGGAGTAGTGGAATAGGATCTGCGCCAATCAGGTCAAGCTCATCGCCTGATCCGTGGATGAATCAAACTTCACAAAGAAGCTCCCCGTCAACTTCGCCCATAGATCATCGTCCAAATCTTGAGGCAGGACATGGACAAGTTTATTTTCAGGGTAGTCTTGTTCCGCCTTATCTTCATGGCCAGGAAAGAAGGCCTAGCCCGGCGAGCAGCTTGACCGGTGGCAGgccccttcctcccagaAAGGCTTCTGATCAATCGACTAGCTCTCAATCGCCATCAACGGCTGCGGTCCATCTTGATAGTGTAGGGATGAGCGATGGACAACCTCTGCTTCAATGGCCTCAACCTCGAACGCGCAAAGAGGGTGGAGGGACGATATGTGGGCAATGTGGACAAACAGTTCACGGTCAGTTTGTGCGGGCGATGGGCAAGGTCTACCATTTGAATTGCTTCAGATGCAAG GACTGCAACAAGGTCGTCGCTCAGAAGTTCTTTCCAGTTGAAGACGGCGATGGCATGTATCCCTTATGTGAAAGGGACTATTTTGCCAGGCTGGACTTGATCTGTGCAAAGTGCGATCAAGCTCTGAGGGCTAGTTACATCACCGCTTGTG GTGCCAAATACCACGTTGAACATTTCACATGTTCTGAATGCGATGTTTTATTCGGGCCTAATGATTCTTATTATGAGCATGATGGGAACGTCT ATTGTCACTATCACTATTCCACTAGGTTTGCGGTCAAGTGCGTAGGATGCGAGACGGCCATCTTGAAGCAGTTTGTGGAAATGAACAGGAACGGCAGAAATGAGTGCTGGCATCCAGAATGCTACATGATTTCCAAA TTTTGGAATGTGCGACTTGCATCTAAAGCGTTCAATACACCTGCCAGTTCTGCTGTGGCTTCCACTATTTCTCTCCTTGAAATGTCTTCCATCACAGCTCCTGGCGCCCCCGTGACATCAGCCTCCCAACTTGTACAAGTACCGCTTGACTCGCCCAATCCCGACTCCCATATCACTCCCATTGAACTGAAAGAACGTCAGGAAGCCATGGAAATGAAAGTCCAGCAGATTTGGCATGTACTTTCGGGCTATGAGGAGAGTTCAGCTGCTCTCATTGGGGATATGTTGAGGGCAGTAAATGAGCGAAACTTGTTGGATATCATTTTACTCGCGGAGAGGTTCATCCTTCACGTGGAGACCCTCTTCGCGGTAATCGACGACATTGAGGCTCAGTTTGCAATGGCAGGAGCAAAAG GTATTCCACATGCCCGGGAAGCTAAGCAGCTTTGCCGTAAACTTGTAAACCTGTTTTCCAACATGTCTCAAATCTCTCCCGCTGGTGGGCCATCTCCAAGTTCCAATGAACTTTTCACTCTCATCACTCAACTTGCACATTATCTCAAAATCCTCATAAGAATAGCCCTTACAGGTTCAATAAAGTTGGAAAGAGAATACAATAATCAAACTGCAATGACAAATTGCCTTGCCAGGCTAAACTTATTAGCTATGGACAGTGGTGACCCTAATATCAAACAGAGGGGTGATTGGCCGGAAGTCAATCCGCaaaatgggaatggaaagCAGAGTCACAACGGGCATGGTGAAGGATTtgatgtcgaagaagaagaggggcgTCTGcagggagatgaagagcagtTGAAAAAGAGTATGGATGCGCTCACGAGGAGGCCGACTGGATATCTGTCGAGCACAAAGGATATCGCATATGGGTACCGGAGTTTGGCA CCGGAGGTTACGGGTGAGACGACACTGCGCGGGCCGCAAGATGAGGACTTCATTCCACTGGAAGGGTGTGCTCAATGTGGTACCCCtattgaggaagattgcATTCGATTGGGCATGTTCTTACGATGGCACTGCGCCTGCGTTGCCTGCAATGTTTGTGGAGAGACTGCCCTTCAGTCTGTTCGAGAGGATACGACCGACGAAGGATCCTCACACTCTCATACTGATGCAGGCTCCAACTCGGGTATCATGTCTCGTCAGAACTCTGCCCGGAATACGCCTGCCAAGGTAGACTATTTTTGGTTTGCTCCAGAGCACTTTCCCGGTATGACCAAGCCGCCAGAGAAGATTTGGTGCGGCACCCATAAAAACCCCAACGGGTCCTGGAAAGGATTCGAGGGGGTATCTAGATTGGAACAATACGCGTTCTTGCTGCACATTGCGCTACGAAGGTTGTATGTTCATTTCAGGCTACACCACAGTCTTCAGAGTG TACGAGACCACGGCATGTCAGGCCGTCCAGAAAGTGAAGTCAAGCGGATGAAGTCTGTCACTTTGGATCGCAAACTCTCATCCACAGCTCGCCTGCCGCAACGGTCTATGGTCGTCGAATCACCTGCAGGTCGTATGGCAGACGGAAATGGCCAGATAATCTCCGCACGAGGTGCGGAATCCCCCACTCCTATGCCCAAAGAGCGACAAACCGAAATTATCATCACCTCAGAAGATGCTTCTAATAACGCGACTACCGTAAACGTCCTTCGCCCACCTTTTGCCAGAAATAATACGAGTGTCAAAATTATCAAAGAGAATTCTGAAGAGTCTCCTCAACGTGGTTTCCGAAGGGTCAGCGCCCCGAAAGAGGACGACGCCATTACATTGGGTGATATCTCTCTGCTGGCAGACAAGGATCGACGGCCGGATAATCGGCCACTCCTCTCCAACTTGTCTCCTTTGCAAAGTATCATCCTACGGCACTTTGCATTATTACAGTTACAAAAGACAAGTCTGGGGCCGTTGATTGATTTGGACGACATGTTGGATCTGTTGGACGCACGAAAGGGCCAGTGGTGGAACAAGATATTCAAAGGAAATGCGAAGAAGGATActaagaagaagg GTCTGTTCGGTGTTCCCATCGAGGTTTTGGTCGAACGGACTGGTTCAgattcttctttcggcGTTCCCAATTCCCAGGTCAGAGTACCAGAATTTATCGAAGACATCATATCGACCATGAGGCAAATGG ATATGGCCGTCGAGGGCGTTTTCCGAAAGAATGGTAACATACGAAAACTTCAAGCTTTGGTCGAGGCGCTGGACAAGGATTCAACAGCAGTAAATCTATCAGAAGAAAATGTTATCCAGCTGGCGGCGTTATTGAAGCGGTTCTTGAGAGAGTTGCCTGACCCTTTGTTGACATTTAGGCTACACAAGCTCTTCTGCGCTGCTGCAA CTTTACCCAATTTAGAGGAACGCAATCGTTGCCTCCATCTGCTGGTCTCTCTCTTACCAAAGTATAATCGCGATACTTTGGAGGTCCTCTTCATATTTCTCAAATGGGTTTCTTCGTTCTCCTAccgagaggaggagacTGGCTCAAAAATGGATCTGGCAAATCTTGCGACTGTCATTTGTCCCTCCATTCTCTACGCCAAGGGCTCCAATGCTGTCAAGGATGACTCATTTACCGCCATCGCTGCAGTTCAAGAACTCCTGGAAAATCAAGACGAGTATTATCGTGTACCCAGCGAGCTGCTCTTCGTTATACAAGAAGGCATCTACCAAATATTCGCCAAAGATCTTGATCTTCCCCCAAAAGAGATATTCAGACATTGTTCTAAATATACCCAGGCGAGAAATGCGGCGCAGCCGCAGCAGCAACGGTTAGGTATACCTCACTCCAGTTCATCATCACAGGTGTCTCAAACCGGTGTGTCTCGGTCTATAGAGTCAGCTACACGGATCAGTCAAGTTTCCATTGCTGCCCCAGATTCAAGCAGTGGGAACTAtcgtcctccacttccttgA
- a CDS encoding ESCRT-II complex subunit VPS22, which yields MRKGAGISGLTRHTATASSYSTLSSNITTSQLSNLTSSLQSFRAALINFASAHRADIRKDPAFRHQFQKMCAAIGVDPLAVGPGAGGGGRGWWSEVLGIGEWEYELAVQVVDICVSTRPENGGMIEMGELIRRVERLRSGGISSLPGVPSSNQSSTYTNTEDVGQITSQDILRTLKLLRPLNAGYTLHHPSPSTTYIRTIPRSLDTDQSTLLAIAATTRGRLHPAVVREQTGWTEVRVRTAMEDCVMREGLGWVDEQAGDYHEVWIIAATEFATG from the coding sequence ATGAGAAAAGGCGCAGGAATATCAGGTCTCACAAGGCATACAGCCACAGCATCCTCATACTCCACCCTCTCTTCAAATATCACTACTTCCCAGCTATCAAATctcacatcctctctccaATCCTTTCGCGCAGCCCTTATCAACTTTGCCTCTGCACATCGGGCCGATATTCGCAAAGATCCTGCTTTTCGTCATCAATTCCAGAAGATGTGTGCCGCTATTGGTGTGGATCCACTGGCTGTTGGCCCGGGggcaggaggaggtggaagaggctggTGGAGTGAGGTCCTCGGAATAGGAGAATGGGAATATGAGCTCGCAGTTCAGGTTGTAGATATCTGTGTATCTACGAGACCTGAGAATGGTGGAATGATTGAGATGGGAGAACTGATCAGGCGGGTTGAAAGATTACGTTCCGGTGgcatttcttccttgcccgGTGTTCCTTCAAGTAATCAGTCATCTACCTACACAAACACAGAAGACGTTGGCCAAATAACATCTCAAGACATTCTTCGCACACTCAAGCTGCTGCGTCCTTTAAATGCTGGGTACACATTGcatcatccatccccatcaactACGTATATACGAACAATCCCTCGTTCCCTAGACACTGATCAATCAACATTGCTCGCCATTGCAGCCACGACCAGAGGGCGATTACACCCTGCGGTTGTTAGGGAGCAGACAGGATGGACCGAAGTTAGAGTGCGAACAGCAATGGAAGACTGTGTCATGCGTGAGGGGCTGGGCTGGGTTGATGAACAGGCGGGGGATTACCATGAAGTGTGGATAATAGCGGCTACGGAATTTGCTACAGGATAA